In Comamonadaceae bacterium OS-1, a single window of DNA contains:
- the rcsC_19 gene encoding sensor histidine kinase RcsC gives MAQKPSIRLRFVVLFVLIVSAGLGAFGAWNYGNRKQEKEADLVERLGHIEARVKTSLPIAIWQFNREQIINIVRSEMNDPIVTGIQVQYGKKKAYGLQRAQGALVELEGPLTADITREFDVLYEPGQPKVGTVAIFASERSIRESLQHDLALLVLQILAINCMIVAALYAIVTKQVLSPLGKIRDALDAIASSGSSLQRHLPPADTREFQAVTDNVNRYIDQLQTLMGGTIERVHATIQRIADGDLGSAIHTEQERGESVLHRLVQMRDKLSAIQLYQQSAQAQLQAANERANLALTLTRSGEWHIRADQPGWLVSSERNAVLCGELPGTSDWRLAVAEVWQRIDLEDPLLLARFRQQFSDALAGRLDAFEMTYPFRRPIDGRQIWLRTLVQAETDSDGRLVQLFGVNQDITALKEAEIAIRQAQKAAEEANQAKSDFLANMSHEIRTPMNAIIGMSGLALAGELSTRQANYIRKVNTAARNLLGIINDILDFSKIEAGKMTIESTPFTLDEVLTTLSSLVAEKAHSKGLVMRLDAADDIPAMLQGDPLRLGQVLLNLVGNAIKFAERGEIVVAVRRLAPGDPLYSATGEQLTLHFAVTDAGIGLTPQQQGKLFNAFTQADSSTSRRFGGTGLGLTISKNLVHLMGGRIGVHSTPGEGSTFYFTVNLEPAALQSVAAARLEPASDPALGLAGVRVLLVEDNEVNQELALELLTSAGIVVDIANNGQEAVDKVGRASADAPFDAVLMDCQMPVMDGFTATRLLRQDPRWAELPIIAMTANAMRSDREKVLAVGMNDHIGKPLDVGVMFATIARWVTPKTRLQPLPQPPMAARQAADPAQRFQGLDRVPGLDWAAGLRVAGGKADLYARLLLRFAATQRDFSAQFDRLRSDLSSPAHQEALVRHVHTLKGLAGNIGAQDLQRTTHSLELVCATPPIPWAELQVLRDAADAALRAVLRGIDVWEQGGPPAATVAPAPASSPTLPPDVPPLLAALARLVQDSDAQALEDADRCAVLLAGTPWHPAMVQLLADLQNFDFDAAAVALDRLNSAVAQA, from the coding sequence ATGGCGCAGAAACCATCCATCCGACTCCGCTTTGTCGTCCTGTTTGTATTGATCGTGTCCGCGGGCTTAGGCGCGTTTGGGGCGTGGAACTACGGTAACCGCAAGCAAGAGAAAGAGGCTGATCTGGTCGAACGCTTGGGCCATATCGAGGCGCGCGTCAAGACCAGTCTGCCGATTGCGATCTGGCAGTTCAACCGCGAACAAATCATCAATATCGTGCGCTCCGAGATGAACGATCCCATCGTGACGGGCATCCAGGTCCAATATGGCAAAAAAAAGGCGTATGGCTTGCAGCGGGCCCAAGGCGCACTGGTGGAGTTGGAGGGGCCACTGACGGCCGACATCACCCGGGAGTTTGACGTGCTCTACGAGCCTGGCCAGCCCAAGGTGGGCACAGTGGCCATTTTTGCTTCGGAGCGCAGTATCCGCGAGAGCCTGCAGCACGATCTGGCGTTGCTGGTGCTGCAGATTCTGGCCATCAACTGCATGATCGTGGCCGCGCTGTACGCCATCGTCACCAAGCAGGTGCTCAGCCCGCTGGGCAAGATCCGCGATGCGCTGGATGCCATCGCCTCCAGCGGCAGCAGCCTGCAACGGCACCTGCCCCCTGCCGACACCCGGGAATTCCAGGCCGTGACCGACAACGTGAACCGCTACATCGACCAACTGCAGACCCTGATGGGTGGCACCATCGAGCGGGTGCACGCCACCATCCAACGCATTGCCGATGGCGACCTGGGCTCTGCCATCCATACCGAACAAGAGCGGGGTGAGAGCGTGCTGCACCGGCTGGTGCAAATGCGCGACAAGCTCAGCGCCATCCAGCTCTACCAGCAAAGTGCCCAGGCCCAGTTGCAGGCGGCCAATGAGCGGGCCAACCTGGCGCTCACGCTGACCCGGTCGGGCGAGTGGCACATCCGCGCCGACCAGCCCGGCTGGCTGGTGTCGTCCGAACGCAACGCCGTGCTGTGCGGAGAGCTGCCGGGCACCTCGGACTGGCGCCTGGCGGTGGCCGAGGTGTGGCAACGCATCGATCTGGAAGACCCGTTGCTGCTGGCCCGGTTTCGCCAGCAGTTCTCCGATGCCCTGGCCGGGCGGCTGGATGCTTTCGAGATGACCTACCCCTTTCGCCGCCCTATCGACGGGCGGCAGATCTGGCTGCGCACCCTGGTGCAGGCCGAAACCGATTCCGATGGCCGACTGGTCCAGCTGTTTGGTGTGAACCAGGACATCACCGCCCTCAAGGAAGCCGAGATCGCCATCCGCCAGGCCCAAAAGGCGGCGGAAGAGGCCAACCAGGCCAAGTCGGATTTTCTGGCCAATATGAGCCACGAGATCCGCACCCCGATGAACGCCATCATCGGTATGTCCGGCCTGGCGCTGGCGGGCGAGCTCAGCACGCGCCAGGCCAACTACATCCGAAAGGTCAACACCGCCGCGCGCAACCTGCTGGGCATCATCAACGACATCCTCGACTTTTCCAAGATCGAGGCCGGCAAGATGACCATCGAGTCCACGCCGTTCACGCTGGACGAGGTGCTCACCACGCTGTCCAGTCTGGTGGCGGAAAAAGCCCACAGCAAAGGCCTGGTGATGCGCTTGGACGCTGCCGACGACATCCCGGCCATGCTGCAGGGCGACCCGCTGCGCCTGGGCCAGGTGCTGCTGAACCTGGTGGGCAACGCCATCAAATTCGCCGAGCGGGGCGAGATCGTGGTGGCGGTGCGCCGCCTCGCCCCGGGCGACCCGCTGTACTCGGCCACCGGCGAGCAACTGACACTGCACTTTGCCGTCACCGACGCGGGCATCGGCCTTACGCCCCAGCAGCAGGGCAAGCTGTTCAATGCGTTCACCCAGGCCGATTCGTCGACCTCGCGGCGCTTTGGTGGCACCGGCCTGGGGCTGACCATCTCCAAAAACCTGGTGCATCTGATGGGGGGTCGCATTGGCGTGCACAGCACCCCCGGGGAGGGCAGTACTTTCTATTTCACCGTCAACCTGGAGCCTGCAGCGCTGCAGAGCGTGGCCGCCGCCAGACTGGAACCCGCCAGCGACCCGGCGCTGGGCCTGGCGGGCGTGCGGGTGCTGCTGGTGGAGGACAACGAAGTCAACCAGGAACTGGCGCTGGAGCTGTTGACCAGCGCAGGCATCGTGGTGGATATTGCCAACAACGGCCAGGAAGCCGTGGACAAGGTGGGCCGGGCCAGCGCCGATGCTCCCTTTGATGCCGTGCTGATGGACTGTCAAATGCCGGTGATGGACGGCTTTACCGCCACCCGGCTGCTGCGCCAGGACCCGCGCTGGGCCGAGCTGCCCATCATCGCCATGACCGCCAACGCCATGCGCAGCGACCGTGAAAAGGTGCTGGCCGTAGGCATGAACGACCACATCGGCAAACCGCTGGATGTGGGCGTGATGTTCGCCACCATCGCCCGCTGGGTCACCCCCAAAACCCGGCTTCAGCCACTACCCCAACCGCCCATGGCCGCCCGGCAAGCCGCCGACCCCGCGCAGCGGTTCCAGGGGTTGGACCGCGTGCCCGGCCTGGACTGGGCCGCCGGTCTGCGGGTGGCGGGCGGCAAGGCCGACCTGTACGCCCGCCTGCTGCTGCGGTTTGCGGCCACCCAGCGCGACTTCAGCGCCCAGTTCGACCGGTTGCGCTCTGACCTGTCCAGCCCGGCCCACCAGGAAGCCCTGGTGCGCCATGTCCACACCCTCAAGGGGCTGGCGGGCAATATCGGCGCGCAGGATTTGCAGCGGACGACCCACAGCCTGGAGTTGGTGTGCGCAACCCCGCCCATCCCGTGGGCCGAGTTGCAGGTGCTGCGCGATGCCGCCGACGCCGCCTTGCGGGCGGTGCTGCGGGGTATCGATGTCTGGGAGCAGGGGGGCCCCCCTGCTGCTACGGTGGCCCCGGCCCCTGCGTCTAGCCCGACCTTGCCGCCCGACGTGCCGCCGCTGCTGGCCGCACTGGCACGCCTGGTGCAGGACAGCGATGCCCAGGCGCTGGAGGATGCCGACCGTTGTGCCGTCTTGCTGGCGGGCACTCCCTGGCATCCGGCCATGGTCCAGCTGCTGGCCGACCTGCAAAACTTCGACTTCGATGCCGCCGCCGTGGCACTGGACCGGCTGAACTCTGCCGTCGCCCAGGCCTGA